TCGCACTTTCCGCATGTCTTCGGGCCGAACGCCGATGAACCGCTCGACCTGGCCGCGGCGCGGCGCGGCTTCGACGCCATGGCGCGCCGCATGTCGGAGGCCACGGGCCGCACCGTGAGTGCCGAAGAAGTGGCGAGCGGCGCGCTGCGCATCGCTGTGGCCAGCATGGCCAATGCCATCAAGCGCATCTCGGTGGCGCGCGGCTACGACGTCACGCAGTACACGCTGCAGTGCTTCGGCGGCGCAGGCGGCCAGCATGCCTGCCTGGTGGCCGATGCGCTGGGCATGCGCAGCGTCTATTTGCATCCGCTCGCGGGCGTGCTCTCGGCCTTCGGCATGGGGCTGGCCGACCAGCTCGCGATGCGCGAGCTCGCGCTGGAACGCAGGCTCGATGCGCAGGGGCTGGCGGCGGCGCGCGATGCCGCAGGCTCGCTGGCGGCGCAGGCCAAAGGCGAACTGCGCGAGCAGGGCGTGGCCGATGCGGCCATTGCCGCGGTACACCGCGTGCAGCTGCGCTACGAAGGCACCGACACCGCGCTGGCCTGCGCACTGCCCATGGCGGGTTCGGCCGAAGAAGCCATCGCGGCGATGCGCGAGGAGTTCGAAGCCGGCTATCGCCGCCGCTTTGCCTTCCTGATGGCAGAGCGGGCGCTCGTGATCGAGGCCGTGACGGTCGAAGCCGTGGGCGCCGGCGAGCGCGCCGCGCCGCCGGCCGCGCAGGCCGATACCGCGCCTCATGCACCGGAGCCGCTGGCGGCCGTCCGCATGTACTGCGAGGCCGACGAGAAAGCCGCGGGCTGGCGCGACGCCGCCTTGTTCGACGAAGCGGCGCTCAAGCCCGGCGCTTCCATCGACGGTCCCGCCATCCTCGCGGGCCGCAACGCCACCACGGTGATCGAGCCCGGCTGGCAGGCGTGCGCCACCGCGGCCGGCATCGAGCTGCACCGCGTGCGCCCGCGCGTGGCCACGCAGGCCATGGGCACCAGCGCCGATCCGGTGATGCTCGAGGTGTTCAACAACCTCTTCATGAACATCGCCGAGCAGATGGGCCTGCGGCTGCAGAACACGGCCTACTCGGTCAACATCAAGGAACGGCTCGACTTTTCCTGCGCGCTGTTCGACGTCGAGGGAAACCTGATCGCCAATGCGCCTCACATGCCGGTGCACCTGGGCTCGATGAGCGAGTCGATCAAGACCGTGATCGACGGCAACCCCGGCATGAAGCCCGGCGACGTCTTCGTGCTGAACGATCCCTATCACGGCGGCACGCACCTGCCCGACATCACGGTGGTCACGCCGGTGTACCTGGAGGCAGGCGATGAGCGGCCGTCGTTCTACGTGGCTTCGCGCGGCCACCATGCCGACGTGGGCGGCATCACGCCGGGCTCGATGCCGCCATTCTCGGCCACCATCGGCGACGAGGGCGTGCTGATCGACAACTTCAAGCTGGTGGAGGGCGGCCGCCTGCGCGAGGCCGAGCTGCGCGCGCTGCTGGGCAGCGGCGCCCATCCATCGCGCAACATCGAACAGAACCTGGCCGACCTGCGCGCGCAAATCGCCGCCAACGAGAAGGGCGTGCAGGAGCTGCAGGCCATGGTCGCGCAGTTCGGCCGCGAGACCGTGGCCGCCTACATGGGCCACGTGCAGGACAACGCCGAGGAGTCGGTGCGCCGCATCATCACGGCGCTGAAGAACGGCGAGTTCACGCTGCCGCTGGACAACGGCGCGCAGATTCGCGTGCGGGTCACGGTCGATGCCGTCGCGCGTTCGGCCACGGTCGACTTCACCGGCACCAGCGCGCAGCTGCCCAACAACTTCAACGCGCCACGGGCCATCACCATGGCGGCCGTGCTGTACGTGTTCCGCACGCTAGTGGACGACGACATTCCGCTCAACGCGGGTTGCCTGAAGCCCATCCGCGTGATCGTGCCGGACGGTTGCATGCTCAACCCGCTGCCGCCGGCCGCGGTGGTGGCGGGCAATGTCGAAACCTCGAGCTGCGTGACCAATGCGCTCTACGGCGCGCTGGGCGCAATGGCCGCGAGCCAGTGCACCATGAACAATTTCACCTTCGGCGACGGCGAGCACCAGTACTACGAGACCATCTCGGGCGGCTCGGGCGCGGGCCCGGGTTTCGACGGCACGAGCGTGGTGCAGACCCACATGACCAATTCGCGCCTGACCGACCCCGAGGTGCTCGAATTCCGCTACCCGGTGCGCCTGGACAGCTATCGCCTGCGCACCGGCTCGGGTGGGGCGGGGCGCTGGCGTGGCGGCGACGGCGGCGTGCGGCGCGTGCGCTTCCTGGCGCCGATGACGGCGTCCATCCTCAGCAACGGCCGCCGCCACGGCGCGTTCGGCGGTGCGGGCGGCGAGGCCGGCGCGGTGGGTATCAACCGCGTGGAGCGGGCCGACGGCACGGCCCTGGAACTAGACCACATCGGGCAGGTGCAGATGGCACCGGGCGACGTGTTCGTGATCGAGACGCCGGGTGGGGGCGGGTGGGGCGAAGTCTTGCGCTGAACTGTGCGCTCTCCCGGCTGGGGCACGCTCCCGCCGACGGGGTACCTTGCTCCGCGAATGTCCCCCGCCCTTCGGGCTCCTCCTTTATTTCGCTGCGCAAGGCACCCCATCGACGGGAGCGTTATGCGCAGCGGTCGTTGATCAGCCGTTCACCAGCAGCGTGCACGCGCCCTGGACAAGAGCGCCAAGAACAACAGCGCCCCAAGGGAAGAACTACATCCCCACGTAATTCGGCCCGCCGCCCCCTTCAGGCGTGACCCACACGATGTTCTGCGTCGGGTCCTTGATGTCGCAGGTCTTGCAGTGCACGCAGTTCTGCGCATTGATCTGCAGGCGCTCCTTGCCGGCGTTGGCTTCGTCGGGCACGAACTCGTAGACGCCGGCCGGGCAGTAGCGGCTTTCGGGGCCCGCGAACTTCGACAGGTTGATGTTCACGGGCACCGACGCATCCTTGAGCGTCAGGTGGGCCGGCTGCTGCTCCTCGTGGTTGGTGTTGCTGATGAACACGCTCGAGAGGCGGTCGAAGGTCAGCTTGCCGTCCGGCTTCGGGTAGGCGATGGGCTTGCACTCCGCCGCGGGCTTGAGGTACAGGTGGTCGGGCTTGTGGCGGTGCAGGGTCCATGGAATATGGCCCTTGAGCAGCCACTGCTCGATCCCGTTCATGAAGGTGGCAATGCCCAGCCCCTTCTTGAACCAGGCCTTGAAGTTGCGTGCCTTGTTCAGCTCCGTGTAGAGCCAGCTCTTCTCGAAGGCGGCCGGGTAGGCCGTGAGCTCGTCGTGCTGGCGGCCGGCCTGCACGGCGTCGAAGGCGGCTTCGGCGGCCAGCATGCCGGTCTTGATGGCGGCATGGCTGCCCTTGATGCGGCTCACGTTGAGGTACCCGGCCTCGCAGCCGACCAGCGCGCCGCCCGGGAACACCGTCTTGGGCAGCGACATCAGGCCGCCGGCCGTGATGGCGCGCGCCCCGTAGCCGATGCGCTTGGCGGGCTTGATGCCCTGGGCCTCGTCGCCTTCGAGATACCAGCGGATGTTGGGGTGCAGCTTCCAGCGCTGCATTTCCTCGAACGGGCTCAGGTACGGGTTGCTGTAGTCCAGGCCGGTGATGAAGCCCATGGTGACCTTGTTGTCCTCCATGTGATAGAGAAAAGCGCCGCCGTAGGTGTCGCTCTTCATCGGCCAGCCGGCCGTGTGCAGCACGAAGCCGGGCTGATGGCGCTTGGGGTCGATTTCCCACACTTCCTTCACGCCGAGGCCGTAAGTCTGCGGATCCTTGCCTTCATCGAGCTTGAACTTGGCGATCAGCTGGCGGCCGAGGTGGCCGCGCGCGCCTTCGGCAAACACCGTGTACTTGCCCAGCAGCTCCATGCCGAGCTGGAAGTTCTCGGTGGGTTCGCCGTCCTTGCCCACGCCCATGTTGCCGGTGGCCACGCCGCGCACCGAGCCGTTCTCGTTGTAGAGCACCTCGGCCGCCGGAAAGCCCGGGAAGATCTCCACGCCCAGGTTCTCGGCCTGCTGCGCCAGCCACTTGGTGAAGGCGCCCAGGCTGATGATGTAGTTGCCGTGGTTCTGGAAGCAGGCCGGCAAAAAGGCGTTGGGCGTGCGCAGGCCGGACTTCTCGCCGAGGAACACCATGGCGTCGTCGGTCACGGGCTGGTTCAGCGGGGCGCCTTGTTCCTTCCAGTCGGGCAGCAGCTCGTTGAGCGCGCGCGGGTCCATGATGGCGCCCGAGAGAATGTGCGCACCCGGCTCGGAGCCCTTCTCGAGCACCACCACCGAGATTTCCTTCTCGTGGTGGGCCGCGAGCTGCTTGAGCCGGATGGCGGTCGAGAGGCCGGCGGGACCGCCGCCGACGACCACCACGTCATATTCCATGGATTCGCGGGGGCCGAACTGGGCGAGGATTTCGTCGTGGGTCATGTGGGTCTCGTCGATAATGATTGGAGGCTCGGACGCTTCGAGGGCGCGAAACATTTTATGTGGAGTGCAGGGCGTCGCCCTGGCGACTCAACAGGACCCGTTTTCATGGCTTACAGCATCGATCTTTCGGGCCGCGTGGCCTTCGTCACCGGCGCTTCCAGCGGACTGGGTGCGCAGTTTGCCAAGACGCTGGCGCGCGCCGGCGCCGCGGTGGTGCTTGCGAGCCGCCGGCTCGAGAAATTGAAGGAGCTGCGCGCACGCATCGAGGGCGAGGGCGGCGACGCGCATGCCGTCGAGCTCGACGTCACCGACATCGGCAGCATCAGGGCCGCCGTGGCGCGCGCCGAAACCGAGGTGGGCCCGATCGACATCCTGGTCAACAACTCGGGCGTGAGCACAACCCAGCGCCTCTCGGATGTCACGCCCGACGACTACGACTACATCTTCGACACCAACGTGAAGGGCTCCTTCTTCGTCGCGCAGGAGGTGGGCAAGCGCATGCTGGCGCGCGCCGATGGATCGGCGCCGGGCACCTACATCGGCGGGCGCATCATCAACATCGCCTCGGTGGCGGCGCTCAAGGTGCTGCCGCAGATCGGCACCTACTGCATGAGCAAGGCCGCCGTGGTGCAGATGACCAAGGCCATGGCGCTCGAATGGGGCCGCTTCGGCATCAACGTGAACGCGCTGTGCCCCGGCTACATCACGACCGAGCTCAACGAGGACCACTGGGTCTCCGAGGGCGGCGCCAAGCTCGTGAACATGCTGCCGCGCAAGCGCGTGGGCAAGCCCGAAGACCTCGACGGCCTGATCGTGCTGCTGGCCAGCGGCCAGAGCCACTTCGTGAACGGCGCGGTCATTGCGGCCGACGACGGGTTCGCGCTCTGATCCTCTCCATCCAGGCCCACCGATGAGAATCGAGATCCCCGAAAAGAAGAAGCTCGTGTACGAAATGTCGATCCCCATCCGCTGGGGTGACATGGACGCCATGGGCCACCTCAACAACGGCACCTACTTCCGCTACCTGGAAACCGCGCGCATCGACTGGATCCGTTCGCTCGGCGTCGCGCCCGAACCGGGCAGCGAGGGCATGGTGATCGTCAATGCCTTCTGCAATTTCTACCGCCAGATCGAATACCCGGGCGACGTGCTGCTCAAGATGTACGTGAGCGACCCGGCCCGCACCACTTTCGAGAGCTGGGCCACCATGGCGCGCGCCGAGGCGCCCGAGCTGGTCTGCGCGGCGGGCGGGGCGACCACGATCTGGGTCGATTTTCCGAAGCAGAAGGCGCTGGCGCTGCCCGACTGGCTGCGCGCAGTAGTGAGCGAGTAGGGCGGGCCGCTACGCCGGCCGCAGCACGATGCGCGCCTCGAAGCCGCTGGCGGCGCCCGGCGGTGGCGACGCCAGTTCGAGCTTTGCGTTGTGCTTCTCGACAATGGTGCTCACGATCGACAGCCCGAGCCCGTACCCCGCGCGATCGGAGCTGTGGCGCACATGGCGCTGCTGCAGCGTGGCGAGCTGACCGGCGCTGACGCCCGCGCCGAAGTCGCGCACCGCGAGCGTGCAGGGCGCCATCACCTCGATCACCACCCGGCCGCTGCCGCCGTAGCGCAGCGCGTTTTCCACCAGGTTGCGCAGCGCGATCGCCAGCGCGTCGACATCGCCCGAGGCGAGCGGCGCGGCGTCGTCGGGCACCTTGAGCGCGAGCCGCTCGCTGATCTGCGGGTCGTTCCAGAAGTCCTGCGCCACGGCGCCGGCCAGCTGCACCAGGTCGACCCGTGCGCGCGCCAGCGATGCGGCCGATTCCGCGCGCGAGAGCTGCAGCAGCTTCTCGGTGCGATGGCTGAGCATCTGCAGGGCGTCGAGCGCCGCCTGGACGTCGTTGCGCTGCAGATCGTGTTCGAGTGCGGTCTGCAGGCGCAGCCGGGCGGCAGCCAGCGGTGTTCGCAGCTCATGCGCCGCATTGGCGGCCAGCGCGCGTTCGACGTCGAGCGAGTGCGACAGGCGTTCCAGCAGGCTGTTGACGTGGTCGCCCACCGAGCGTAGCTCGCGCGGCAGGCCGGGCAGCGTGATGGGGCGCAGGTCGGAGCCGCTGCGCTTCTCGATCTCGCCCGCGAGCTGCTGCAGCACGCGCAGTTCGTTGCGCGCCACCTTGCGCAGCACCAGCGCCAGCAGCGGCAGCACGGCACCCAGCGGAATGATCAGCCCGAACAGCGTGCGGTTCAGCGCCGAGCGCCGCTCGTCGAGCGGATCGGCCACCTGGAAGTAAAGGCCCTGCGCGGGATGCCGCACCGTATAGATGCGCCAGGTCTGGTTGTTGGCGAAGCCGGCGGCCAGCGGAACGTCGAAGGCATCGGTGGGCGCCTCGGCCGAGCGCAGCAGCACGTGCTCGTGGATGTCCACCACCTGGTACATCACCGCGTCCTCGGAGAACAGCTGCTTCGGCGCGATCATCGGCGTGTCCGGCGTGGCGCCCGGATGCTGCAGCTTGCCGAGCTCCTGCAGCGCCATGTCGAACATGCGGTGCGAGACCTCGACCAGCTCGTTGTCGAAGTTGTGGTTGATCTCGCGGTCCACATACCAGACCACCGCCAGCACGCACAGCATCCACACGCCGCCGACCCAGAGGATCAGGGTGCGCGTCAGGCGGCCGGCCAGCGTCTCGGGGCCGTCCGGCGGGCGTGGCGCCTTCATTCGTCGTCGCCTGCCGAGGTCGACAGCCGGTAGCCGAGCCCGCGCAGCGTCTGGATGTGGCTCTTGCCCAGCTTGCGCCGCAATCGGCTGATGAACACCTCGAGCGTGTTGCTGTCGGCCTCGTCGCCGAAGCCGTAGAGCGCGTCGGCCAGGTTCTCGCGGGTGTGGATGCGCTCGGGCCGCGTGGCCATCACGCGCAGCAGCGCCCATTCCTTCTGGGTGAGGACGACCGGGTTGCCGTCCTTGCGGACCCGGTCGTGTGCCAGGTCGATTTCCAGCGTTCCGAGATGCAGCACCGGCGAGCTGCCGGCGCTGCGCCGCCGCTCCACCGCGCGCAGCCGCGCCAGCAGCTCGGCCGGGTCGTAGGGCTTGATGAGGTAGTCGTCGGCGCCGGCGTCGAGCCCGCGGATGCGGTCGGTGACCTGGTCGCGCGCCGTCAGCACGATGACGATGGGCGGCTCGCGCAGCGCGCGCACCTGCGGCAGCAGCGAAAGGCCGTCGCCGTCGCCCAGGTGCAGGTCGAGCAGCACGGCGGCGTACTGCACCGAAAGCAGGGCGCCGCGGGCCTCGGCGAGGCTGGACGCCACGTCGACCACGAATGCCTTCGCGAGCAGATAGCTGCAGACGGCGTCTGCCAACGCAGTGTCATCTTCGACGAGCAATATGCGCACGCG
This genomic window from Variovorax paradoxus contains:
- a CDS encoding hydantoinase B/oxoprolinase family protein — its product is MTTHSLLPSRWQFWIDRGGTFTDLVGRDPEGGLHTLKLLSENPEQYKDAAVEGIRRLLKLAPGEPVTPERVECVKMGTTVATNALLERKGEPTVLVTTAGFRDALRIATQARPRLFDRRIVLPELLYQRVIEADERMDAQGGVVQPLDEGALRAELQQAFDAGLRACAIVFLHGWRHTAHELAAERIARGIGFTQVSVSHKTSPLMKLVPRGDTTVVDAYLSPILRRYVEQVSRQMPGVPLFFMQSSGGLTQADRFQGKDAILSGPAGGIVGMVRTALDAGHARVIGFDMGGTSTDVSHYAGEFERSFETQVAGVRMRAPMMSIHTVAAGGGSVIAFDGARLRVGPESAGANPGPASYRRGGPLTATDANVLLGKIQPSHFPHVFGPNADEPLDLAAARRGFDAMARRMSEATGRTVSAEEVASGALRIAVASMANAIKRISVARGYDVTQYTLQCFGGAGGQHACLVADALGMRSVYLHPLAGVLSAFGMGLADQLAMRELALERRLDAQGLAAARDAAGSLAAQAKGELREQGVADAAIAAVHRVQLRYEGTDTALACALPMAGSAEEAIAAMREEFEAGYRRRFAFLMAERALVIEAVTVEAVGAGERAAPPAAQADTAPHAPEPLAAVRMYCEADEKAAGWRDAALFDEAALKPGASIDGPAILAGRNATTVIEPGWQACATAAGIELHRVRPRVATQAMGTSADPVMLEVFNNLFMNIAEQMGLRLQNTAYSVNIKERLDFSCALFDVEGNLIANAPHMPVHLGSMSESIKTVIDGNPGMKPGDVFVLNDPYHGGTHLPDITVVTPVYLEAGDERPSFYVASRGHHADVGGITPGSMPPFSATIGDEGVLIDNFKLVEGGRLREAELRALLGSGAHPSRNIEQNLADLRAQIAANEKGVQELQAMVAQFGRETVAAYMGHVQDNAEESVRRIITALKNGEFTLPLDNGAQIRVRVTVDAVARSATVDFTGTSAQLPNNFNAPRAITMAAVLYVFRTLVDDDIPLNAGCLKPIRVIVPDGCMLNPLPPAAVVAGNVETSSCVTNALYGALGAMAASQCTMNNFTFGDGEHQYYETISGGSGAGPGFDGTSVVQTHMTNSRLTDPEVLEFRYPVRLDSYRLRTGSGGAGRWRGGDGGVRRVRFLAPMTASILSNGRRHGAFGGAGGEAGAVGINRVERADGTALELDHIGQVQMAPGDVFVIETPGGGGWGEVLR
- a CDS encoding sensor histidine kinase — translated: MKAPRPPDGPETLAGRLTRTLILWVGGVWMLCVLAVVWYVDREINHNFDNELVEVSHRMFDMALQELGKLQHPGATPDTPMIAPKQLFSEDAVMYQVVDIHEHVLLRSAEAPTDAFDVPLAAGFANNQTWRIYTVRHPAQGLYFQVADPLDERRSALNRTLFGLIIPLGAVLPLLALVLRKVARNELRVLQQLAGEIEKRSGSDLRPITLPGLPRELRSVGDHVNSLLERLSHSLDVERALAANAAHELRTPLAAARLRLQTALEHDLQRNDVQAALDALQMLSHRTEKLLQLSRAESAASLARARVDLVQLAGAVAQDFWNDPQISERLALKVPDDAAPLASGDVDALAIALRNLVENALRYGGSGRVVIEVMAPCTLAVRDFGAGVSAGQLATLQQRHVRHSSDRAGYGLGLSIVSTIVEKHNAKLELASPPPGAASGFEARIVLRPA
- a CDS encoding SDR family oxidoreductase; its protein translation is MAYSIDLSGRVAFVTGASSGLGAQFAKTLARAGAAVVLASRRLEKLKELRARIEGEGGDAHAVELDVTDIGSIRAAVARAETEVGPIDILVNNSGVSTTQRLSDVTPDDYDYIFDTNVKGSFFVAQEVGKRMLARADGSAPGTYIGGRIINIASVAALKVLPQIGTYCMSKAAVVQMTKAMALEWGRFGINVNALCPGYITTELNEDHWVSEGGAKLVNMLPRKRVGKPEDLDGLIVLLASGQSHFVNGAVIAADDGFAL
- a CDS encoding acyl-CoA thioesterase, producing the protein MRIEIPEKKKLVYEMSIPIRWGDMDAMGHLNNGTYFRYLETARIDWIRSLGVAPEPGSEGMVIVNAFCNFYRQIEYPGDVLLKMYVSDPARTTFESWATMARAEAPELVCAAGGATTIWVDFPKQKALALPDWLRAVVSE
- a CDS encoding electron transfer flavoprotein-ubiquinone oxidoreductase, producing MTHDEILAQFGPRESMEYDVVVVGGGPAGLSTAIRLKQLAAHHEKEISVVVLEKGSEPGAHILSGAIMDPRALNELLPDWKEQGAPLNQPVTDDAMVFLGEKSGLRTPNAFLPACFQNHGNYIISLGAFTKWLAQQAENLGVEIFPGFPAAEVLYNENGSVRGVATGNMGVGKDGEPTENFQLGMELLGKYTVFAEGARGHLGRQLIAKFKLDEGKDPQTYGLGVKEVWEIDPKRHQPGFVLHTAGWPMKSDTYGGAFLYHMEDNKVTMGFITGLDYSNPYLSPFEEMQRWKLHPNIRWYLEGDEAQGIKPAKRIGYGARAITAGGLMSLPKTVFPGGALVGCEAGYLNVSRIKGSHAAIKTGMLAAEAAFDAVQAGRQHDELTAYPAAFEKSWLYTELNKARNFKAWFKKGLGIATFMNGIEQWLLKGHIPWTLHRHKPDHLYLKPAAECKPIAYPKPDGKLTFDRLSSVFISNTNHEEQQPAHLTLKDASVPVNINLSKFAGPESRYCPAGVYEFVPDEANAGKERLQINAQNCVHCKTCDIKDPTQNIVWVTPEGGGGPNYVGM
- a CDS encoding winged helix-turn-helix domain-containing protein; the protein is MRILLVEDDTALADAVCSYLLAKAFVVDVASSLAEARGALLSVQYAAVLLDLHLGDGDGLSLLPQVRALREPPIVIVLTARDQVTDRIRGLDAGADDYLIKPYDPAELLARLRAVERRRSAGSSPVLHLGTLEIDLAHDRVRKDGNPVVLTQKEWALLRVMATRPERIHTRENLADALYGFGDEADSNTLEVFISRLRRKLGKSHIQTLRGLGYRLSTSAGDDE